From the genome of Castor canadensis chromosome 4, mCasCan1.hap1v2, whole genome shotgun sequence, one region includes:
- the LOC109700783 gene encoding taste receptor type 2 member 143-like, with the protein MPSSPTLIFMAIFLLESLAAMLQNGFIITVLGKQWVRCRTLPTGDMIVICLAASRFCLHGISILTNFLASSYLCYKTLYLNIFWDFSNTLIFWLTTWLAIFYCVKISSFSHPVFLWLKWRITWLVPKMLLSSLIFSSLSATSSATLHVIVTRRIISDGNCTLTHATHMFYWHYYRSHAMLVWFAPLFLFFLAIVLLMFSLYWHVAHMKNHRLGPRDPSTQAHTRALKSLVLFFIFYTWYSLCLIIHTIKIPTIQDAWHWAKEVITYAGICLHSTILMLSSPKLRKALKMRVSGLCSANS; encoded by the coding sequence ATGCCCTCTTCACCTACACTGATCTTCATGGCAATCTTTTTGCTGGAGTCACTGGCTGCTATGTTACAGAACGGTTTCATAATCACCGTACTGGGCAAGCAGTGGGTACGGTGCCGGACACTCCCCACAGGTGACATGATTGTGATCTGTCTCGCTGCCTCCCGGTTCTGCCTGCATGGGATAAGCATCCTGACCAACTTCCTGGCCTCCTCGTATTTGTGTTACAAAACTCTTTATTTAAACATCTTCTGGGACTTTAGCAACACTCTCATTTTCTGGCTTACCACCTGGCTTGCCATCTTCTACTGTGTGAAGATATCCTCCTTCTCCCATCCTGTCTTCTTATGGCTGAAGTGGAGGATCACTTGGTTAGTACCCAAGATGCTGCTGAGCTCCTTGATCTTCAGCAGCCTGTCAGCCACCTCATCAGCCACTCTGCATGTAATTGTCACTCGGAGGATCATCTCCGATGGAAACTGCACGCTTACTCATGCAACACATATGTTCTATTGGCACTACTATCGCTCTCATGCAATGCTGGTGTGGTTTGCTCCACTCTTCCTGTTCTTCCTGGCCATCGTCTTGCTCATGTTCTCACTGTATTGGCATGTGGCACACATGAAGAACCACAGGTTGGGGCCTCGTGACCCCAGCACCCAGGCTCACACCAGGGCTCTGAAGTCACTTGTGCTCTTCTTTATCTTCTACACGTGGTATTCCCTGTGCTTGATAATTCATACTATAAAAATCCCAACCATCCAGGATGCCTGGCACTGGGCCAAGGAGGTGATCACCTATGCGGGCATCTGCCTGCACTCCACCATCCTGATGCTAAGCAGCCCCAAGCTGAGAAAAGCCCTGAAGATGAGAGTCTCAGGCCTGTGTTCTGCTAACTCGTAG